A region from the Lentisphaera profundi genome encodes:
- a CDS encoding LamG-like jellyroll fold domain-containing protein produces the protein MSKFKFTRESRRIFELSHQLNDTELSEDEGTELNKLLKNNPEGQLIFLSLRDQDLSLSDRLQNRSIHEKTLGESEPKKKTDSKSHTVLYIIVLTLIAFIAFFLFKNKSTEVTTEENTQALELTEPYRPYIASISSSIDVVDPKFKQGQDLKTGWLKLDQGMIVIELDSAMELNITAPAEIELQSGNKIFIKKGKVRLTSLIKRKGFAAFTQHGQILDQGADFGVNIQKHKATATCFLGSISFSDDSFKKIIHENQTFSLITKQLVDAESYLSTKSIHQQSKDRSQSQLLKWQELIKKLKTDPDTAFMYQFKPNPHDDKALIQEVYRGEVLPAHGKIIGATWAEGRFPTTHSLKFQRPNDRVKFFLNEKFPAMTMNLWVKFEHLTNNNHLGVLLSEKWEPNEFTVQLQTVPQGSFFKLSSKSNFTVSSDFFNAESILKNWILLSFTFDIEKKEFFIYINGEDVTSQRHIATASLQESYMGWCDLMNWVPLNSQDIRNAPGQVDFLSIHRSAFSPKEIKQFYQESKTP, from the coding sequence ATGAGTAAATTCAAATTCACCCGCGAATCACGTCGCATCTTTGAACTCAGTCATCAATTAAATGATACTGAACTCAGTGAAGACGAAGGCACAGAACTCAATAAGCTATTAAAAAATAATCCTGAGGGGCAATTGATTTTTTTGAGTTTACGAGATCAAGATTTAAGTCTTAGCGACAGACTTCAGAATCGTTCTATTCATGAAAAAACTCTTGGCGAAAGTGAGCCGAAAAAAAAAACTGACTCGAAGTCACACACAGTCTTATATATAATAGTTTTGACTTTAATCGCCTTCATCGCTTTCTTCCTCTTCAAAAATAAATCTACCGAAGTCACCACAGAAGAAAATACTCAGGCCCTTGAGCTTACGGAGCCTTACCGACCCTACATTGCCAGCATCAGCAGTAGTATCGATGTTGTTGACCCTAAATTTAAACAAGGACAAGATTTAAAAACTGGGTGGCTCAAACTCGATCAAGGAATGATTGTCATTGAGTTAGATAGTGCCATGGAATTAAATATTACGGCACCCGCTGAAATCGAGCTCCAAAGCGGCAATAAAATCTTTATCAAAAAGGGAAAAGTCAGACTCACGTCACTGATTAAACGAAAAGGATTCGCAGCGTTTACACAACATGGTCAAATACTGGATCAAGGTGCTGACTTCGGTGTCAATATACAAAAACACAAAGCGACTGCTACATGCTTTCTGGGCTCAATCTCCTTTAGCGATGATAGTTTTAAAAAAATCATTCACGAGAATCAAACTTTTTCCTTAATCACTAAACAACTCGTTGACGCAGAAAGCTACCTCAGCACAAAGTCCATTCATCAACAATCCAAGGATCGCAGTCAAAGTCAATTACTCAAATGGCAAGAGCTTATCAAAAAACTTAAAACTGATCCAGATACCGCTTTCATGTATCAGTTCAAACCCAATCCACATGATGACAAAGCTCTCATTCAAGAAGTGTATCGCGGCGAAGTCTTACCTGCTCATGGCAAAATTATTGGTGCCACATGGGCAGAAGGACGTTTTCCCACGACACATAGTTTAAAATTTCAACGCCCTAATGATCGCGTCAAATTTTTCCTCAACGAAAAATTCCCTGCCATGACCATGAATCTCTGGGTGAAATTTGAACATCTTACCAATAATAATCACTTAGGTGTCCTCTTAAGTGAAAAATGGGAACCCAATGAATTCACCGTACAGTTGCAGACCGTGCCACAAGGTTCATTTTTTAAATTGAGCAGCAAAAGTAACTTCACTGTAAGCAGTGACTTTTTTAATGCTGAATCGATTCTCAAAAATTGGATTTTACTTTCTTTTACTTTTGACATCGAGAAAAAGGAGTTCTTCATCTATATCAATGGAGAAGATGTCACTTCACAACGACATATCGCTACAGCTTCTTTACAAGAAAGTTATATGGGTTGGTGCGATCTCATGAATTGGGTTCCTCTTAATAGCCAAGATATTCGCAATGCCCCTGGCCAAGTTGATTTCCTCTCGATTCATCGCAGCGCTTTTAGCCCAAAAGAAATCAAACAGTTTTATCAAGAATCCAAAACCCCTTAA
- a CDS encoding sigma-70 family RNA polymerase sigma factor, with translation MTLYIKYEPKIRSYVQRLVFHTKDAEDVMQCTAMVLWKKHENYNSEYPFLPWAYKFAYNEIRNYYRKNEKKNLFLDQDCLEQLADTSSEFSTELDNLKSYLDECLYKLENEDRRLIEYRYCEDGQINELAKKRNTTANALSKNLQKIRQKLFLCVRLNRGDES, from the coding sequence ATGACTTTATATATTAAGTACGAGCCCAAGATACGCTCCTACGTTCAACGACTCGTATTCCATACTAAGGATGCGGAAGATGTCATGCAGTGTACCGCTATGGTTTTATGGAAAAAACATGAGAATTATAATTCGGAATACCCCTTTCTTCCCTGGGCCTACAAATTCGCCTATAATGAAATAAGAAATTATTATCGCAAGAACGAAAAGAAAAATTTATTCTTAGACCAAGATTGCCTTGAGCAATTAGCCGATACTTCTTCCGAATTTTCTACTGAACTCGACAATCTAAAATCTTATTTAGATGAATGCCTCTATAAGTTAGAAAATGAAGATCGACGCTTAATCGAGTACCGTTACTGCGAAGATGGCCAGATAAATGAACTCGCGAAGAAGCGTAACACGACTGCGAATGCCCTCAGTAAAAACTTACAAAAAATACGTCAAAAACTTTTCCTCTGTGTACGTCTCAACCGCGGAGATGAATCATGA
- a CDS encoding PSD1 and planctomycete cytochrome C domain-containing protein, which produces MKYFILLFSLSAVTLGAEETVSFNKQIRPILADRCYHCHGPDAAEGQKGALRLDDESSAKADLYALKRKKRGKAALPADEASKKARYAIVEGDLEHSTLIERIFSDDEDEMMPPADSDLRLSKEEKDLLKRWIQQGAKWEKHWAYVSPQKAVVKKSKNSINAIDDYIANQLRLEKLSPSQAANKEKIIRRLSLDLRGIPPSLKEVDSFLVDKSSKAYERVVDDFLASQHYGERMALEWLDLARYGDTRGLFEDSSHPIWPWRDWVVKAFNNNQPFDDFIREQLAGDLLENPTDEQILATGFNRNNPTSKEGGIIDEEYLKIYAADRVKTTSITFLGMSLECAQCHDHKYDPLSQKEFYEMSAFFTNIAEKGKVDDKHAPAMKVYTKEYVDGEKSLVEKVALYESKLKGEDGIRPELKYKKQVPAIEKVSLIRITSNSKNRPLYLDEVQVFSMGKNLAPLAKASQSTTMKKQSADKAIDGIYLEDKKGAHYSATNKEKNSSWELALAEESAIESLILWPADNLPRDLNIKIELLDKQKKVVKEYKKSLKPKQVLLFGAIEQGIFSAELNALLMTDFPESKRAQALYRIELLKENTATKNDAMALVKNRNDLVAWRKNIPVSMIMKEREGEARKVHILDRGDYTAKKEEVFPHVPRAILSFEGFEKNRLGLADWIVDKGNPLTSRVTINRYWQLIFGRGIVRTTEDFGLQGELPSNPELLDYLAVEFIESGWDLKHMIKLMVMSATYRQTTVVSPIKRKTDPENIHLSYASRQRLQAELIRDNSLAISGLLNTKIGGAPVRVYQPPGLWKEKTTKMPFVQDKGDKLYRKTLYAFWRRTSPHPSSVLFDATDRTTCAARRAQTNTPLQALVLLNDVQHVESARILAERMMVEGGESLADKLSFAWRLATARQPSKTELAVLSKEYELRVKEFTAQKEEAKKLVSAGDYKQNVKLNNVEQAAYMIVAQMILNLDETITRN; this is translated from the coding sequence ATGAAATACTTTATCTTATTATTCAGTCTGTCGGCGGTCACGCTCGGTGCCGAAGAAACTGTGAGCTTCAATAAACAAATTCGACCCATCTTAGCAGATCGTTGTTATCATTGTCATGGACCCGATGCAGCTGAAGGTCAAAAAGGTGCTTTAAGACTAGATGACGAATCATCAGCTAAGGCTGATTTATATGCTTTGAAGAGAAAAAAACGCGGTAAGGCAGCTTTGCCAGCAGATGAAGCAAGCAAGAAAGCGCGTTATGCGATTGTCGAAGGAGACCTAGAGCATAGTACTTTGATAGAAAGAATATTTTCAGATGATGAAGATGAAATGATGCCTCCTGCAGACAGTGATTTACGTCTCAGTAAAGAAGAAAAAGATTTACTCAAACGCTGGATTCAACAAGGCGCAAAATGGGAAAAGCACTGGGCTTATGTAAGTCCCCAAAAAGCTGTTGTCAAAAAATCAAAAAACAGTATTAATGCGATTGATGATTACATAGCTAATCAATTGCGTTTAGAGAAACTATCTCCAAGTCAAGCAGCGAATAAAGAAAAAATCATTCGTCGCCTTTCCTTAGATTTACGCGGCATACCTCCTTCTCTTAAAGAAGTCGATAGTTTCTTGGTAGATAAATCATCAAAAGCTTATGAGCGCGTGGTTGATGACTTTTTGGCGAGCCAGCACTATGGCGAGCGAATGGCCTTGGAATGGTTAGATTTAGCACGCTATGGCGATACTCGCGGACTGTTTGAAGATAGTTCACACCCGATTTGGCCTTGGAGAGATTGGGTCGTTAAAGCCTTTAATAATAATCAGCCCTTTGATGATTTTATTCGTGAACAATTAGCGGGGGATTTATTAGAAAACCCCACGGATGAACAAATTTTAGCTACGGGTTTTAATCGTAATAACCCCACATCCAAAGAGGGTGGAATTATTGATGAAGAGTATTTGAAAATTTACGCGGCGGATCGTGTTAAAACCACTTCCATCACTTTTCTAGGGATGAGCTTAGAGTGTGCGCAATGTCACGATCATAAATATGATCCATTAAGCCAGAAAGAGTTTTATGAAATGTCGGCCTTTTTTACTAATATTGCAGAAAAAGGTAAAGTAGATGATAAGCATGCTCCGGCCATGAAAGTTTATACCAAGGAATACGTGGATGGAGAAAAATCTTTGGTGGAAAAAGTGGCACTCTATGAGTCGAAACTTAAGGGTGAAGATGGAATTCGTCCGGAGTTGAAATATAAAAAACAAGTTCCTGCAATAGAGAAAGTTAGCCTTATTCGAATCACAAGCAATAGTAAAAATCGCCCCTTATATTTGGATGAAGTACAAGTTTTTTCTATGGGAAAAAATCTTGCTCCATTAGCTAAAGCGAGTCAGTCAACGACAATGAAAAAACAGTCGGCAGACAAAGCTATTGATGGTATTTACTTAGAAGATAAAAAGGGAGCACATTATTCAGCAACAAATAAAGAAAAGAATAGTTCTTGGGAATTAGCACTCGCTGAAGAGAGTGCGATTGAGTCACTCATCCTTTGGCCTGCAGATAATTTGCCGAGGGATCTCAATATAAAAATTGAACTATTGGATAAGCAAAAGAAAGTCGTCAAGGAGTATAAAAAGTCTCTCAAGCCTAAACAAGTTTTATTGTTTGGCGCGATTGAGCAAGGGATATTTAGCGCTGAATTAAACGCTTTGTTAATGACTGATTTTCCCGAGTCAAAAAGAGCTCAGGCCTTATATAGAATTGAGTTATTAAAAGAAAATACAGCCACAAAAAATGATGCCATGGCCTTGGTTAAGAATCGCAATGACTTAGTTGCTTGGCGCAAAAATATTCCTGTCTCTATGATTATGAAAGAACGTGAGGGAGAAGCACGTAAAGTGCATATTTTAGATCGTGGTGATTATACCGCTAAAAAAGAAGAAGTTTTCCCCCATGTGCCGCGAGCGATTTTGAGTTTTGAGGGTTTTGAAAAAAATCGTTTGGGCTTAGCTGACTGGATAGTCGATAAGGGTAATCCCTTAACATCGCGAGTGACAATTAATCGTTACTGGCAATTGATTTTTGGCCGTGGGATTGTGAGAACAACGGAAGACTTTGGTTTACAGGGTGAGCTTCCTTCTAATCCTGAATTATTAGATTATTTGGCGGTGGAATTCATTGAGAGTGGATGGGATTTGAAACATATGATAAAGCTTATGGTGATGTCGGCCACTTATCGTCAAACGACAGTGGTAAGCCCTATAAAAAGGAAGACTGATCCAGAAAATATTCACCTTTCTTATGCTTCGCGTCAGCGTTTACAAGCAGAACTTATCCGCGATAATTCACTGGCTATTAGTGGACTACTCAATACCAAGATTGGAGGAGCCCCAGTACGCGTGTATCAACCACCAGGATTATGGAAAGAAAAGACAACGAAGATGCCTTTCGTTCAGGATAAGGGCGATAAACTCTATCGTAAAACACTCTATGCTTTTTGGAGACGTACCTCACCTCACCCAAGCAGTGTACTTTTTGATGCCACAGATCGTACAACTTGTGCAGCAAGGCGTGCTCAGACAAACACCCCATTGCAAGCCTTAGTTCTTCTCAATGATGTTCAGCATGTCGAATCCGCACGAATATTGGCAGAGCGAATGATGGTCGAGGGTGGAGAGAGCTTAGCAGATAAATTGAGCTTTGCTTGGCGCCTTGCAACGGCTCGTCAGCCAAGCAAGACGGAGCTTGCTGTATTGTCAAAGGAATATGAATTGCGCGTGAAAGAGTTTACTGCCCAAAAAGAAGAAGCTAAAAAATTAGTTTCTGCGGGGGACTATAAGCAAAATGTAAAGTTAAATAACGTTGAGCAAGCAGCCTATATGATTGTCGCTCAAATGATTTTAAATCTCGATGAAACGATTACAAGAAACTAA
- a CDS encoding DUF1501 domain-containing protein: MNNNFSNPFDRRQFFKQSGAGLGGLALSSLMSPDLIAKDIQSQLPHFAPKAKRVIFLFMSGGPSQQDMFDHKPLLREFHGKELFKTKQKDGSWSKEGFIKKEQRLTGMTSGQKGFPIAGHKWDFKQHGKSGAWISSLMPHTAKIADDLCFIKSMHTDAINHDPGMTFFQTGSQIPGRPSIGSWLSYGLGSMNKNLPEFTVLMSNGTGRPGGQPIYTKLWGNGFLPSVHQGVQFRSGKDPVLYLNNPKGENPKSRRRMLDGLKELNQEAYNEHFDPETQTRINQYEMAYRMQTSVPDALDISKESEATFEMYGPNSKTPGTFAANCILARRQAEKGVRFIQLYHRGWDQHGGIPKALPKQCDDVDQASAALVTDLKQRGMLDDTLVVWGGEFGRTAYCQGKLTEKEYGRDHHPRAFTYWMAGGGVKPGMTHGETDEFSYNIVKDGVHVHDFHATMLHLLGVDHERLTYKYQGRRFRLTDVHGHVVKNILA, encoded by the coding sequence ATGAATAATAATTTTTCAAATCCATTTGATCGTCGCCAGTTTTTTAAACAAAGTGGTGCAGGCCTCGGAGGCTTAGCTCTTTCAAGTCTTATGAGTCCTGATTTAATAGCGAAGGATATTCAATCCCAACTCCCTCATTTTGCCCCCAAGGCTAAACGCGTTATTTTTCTCTTTATGAGTGGAGGTCCCTCTCAGCAGGATATGTTTGATCACAAGCCACTTTTACGTGAATTTCATGGGAAAGAACTCTTTAAAACCAAGCAAAAAGATGGCTCTTGGTCGAAAGAAGGTTTTATCAAAAAAGAGCAACGCCTTACGGGCATGACTTCTGGGCAGAAAGGCTTCCCGATTGCGGGACACAAATGGGATTTTAAGCAGCATGGCAAGAGTGGTGCATGGATTAGTTCCTTGATGCCTCATACCGCGAAAATTGCCGATGATCTTTGTTTTATCAAGAGTATGCATACCGACGCGATTAATCACGATCCTGGCATGACATTTTTTCAGACGGGCTCGCAAATTCCAGGTCGTCCTAGTATTGGCTCATGGTTGAGCTACGGCTTGGGCAGTATGAATAAAAATTTACCTGAATTCACGGTGCTTATGTCTAATGGTACAGGCCGTCCTGGTGGTCAGCCCATTTATACCAAACTATGGGGTAATGGCTTTTTGCCCTCAGTTCATCAAGGAGTTCAGTTCCGCAGTGGCAAAGATCCTGTACTTTACCTAAATAATCCCAAAGGAGAAAATCCAAAGAGTCGTCGACGCATGCTCGATGGTTTGAAAGAACTCAACCAAGAAGCCTATAATGAGCATTTTGATCCAGAAACTCAAACGCGAATTAATCAATATGAAATGGCCTACCGTATGCAGACGTCGGTGCCAGATGCGCTCGATATAAGTAAGGAGAGTGAGGCCACGTTTGAAATGTATGGACCGAATTCTAAGACGCCGGGAACTTTTGCCGCCAATTGTATCTTAGCTCGACGTCAGGCCGAAAAAGGCGTACGTTTTATTCAGCTTTACCATAGGGGTTGGGATCAGCATGGTGGAATTCCAAAGGCCTTGCCTAAACAATGTGATGACGTGGATCAAGCTTCGGCTGCTTTAGTGACGGACCTGAAACAAAGAGGGATGTTAGACGATACACTCGTTGTTTGGGGTGGAGAGTTTGGACGTACGGCCTATTGCCAAGGGAAATTGACTGAGAAGGAATATGGGCGTGATCATCATCCACGTGCTTTTACTTATTGGATGGCCGGTGGTGGAGTAAAGCCAGGTATGACCCATGGTGAGACCGATGAGTTCTCTTATAATATCGTCAAAGATGGTGTTCACGTACATGACTTTCACGCAACTATGTTACACCTCTTGGGAGTTGATCACGAGCGTTTGACCTACAAATACCAAGGTCGTCGCTTTCGTCTCACTGATGTCCATGGTCACGTGGTCAAAAACATCTTAGCCTAA
- a CDS encoding N(5)-(carboxyethyl)ornithine synthase: protein MNKSSIGVIGTSKKEDERRVPIHPEHLQRLPKEICQQLIFEEGYGEPFGISDEEIAAQSGGIASRHTLLADIGRVIIAKPILADLEELREGGTLWGYVHCVQQRDITQAAVDRKLTLIAFEEMFVWSPTGRIGRHTFYKNNEMAGYCAVLHALQLKGIDGHYGNQRKTMIFSFGAVSRGAIYALKAHGFRDITICVQRPDHEVREEVLDCHYVRLRSGNEGEARMVVVEHDGSERSLSELINETDILINGTFQETANPRHFVTEEESSCLKANTLIIDVSCDEGMGFFFAKPTTFKNPMFKYKSVDYYAVDHTPSYLWESASRSISAALIVHLPTVLAGRESWMKNTTIQRAINIDGGVIKDPSILSFQNRSPDYPHAPITPIVNC, encoded by the coding sequence ATGAATAAGTCAAGCATCGGAGTCATTGGGACTTCAAAAAAAGAAGATGAGCGTCGAGTTCCCATTCACCCAGAACATTTACAGCGACTCCCAAAAGAAATTTGTCAGCAACTTATTTTTGAAGAAGGCTATGGCGAACCATTTGGTATATCAGATGAAGAAATTGCCGCCCAGTCAGGGGGAATTGCCTCACGCCACACATTATTAGCAGACATCGGTCGCGTGATTATTGCTAAACCCATACTAGCTGATTTAGAAGAACTTCGCGAAGGAGGAACTCTTTGGGGTTATGTGCATTGTGTCCAGCAAAGAGATATTACTCAAGCGGCAGTAGATCGTAAGCTTACACTCATTGCCTTTGAAGAGATGTTCGTTTGGAGCCCCACAGGTCGTATCGGTCGCCATACCTTCTATAAGAATAACGAAATGGCTGGCTACTGCGCCGTATTACATGCCTTGCAACTCAAAGGTATTGATGGTCATTATGGCAACCAACGCAAAACGATGATTTTTAGTTTCGGTGCCGTAAGTCGTGGCGCTATATACGCACTCAAAGCACATGGCTTTAGAGATATCACCATCTGTGTGCAGCGCCCCGATCACGAAGTCCGTGAAGAGGTCCTTGATTGCCACTATGTCCGTCTACGCTCAGGTAATGAGGGTGAAGCACGCATGGTCGTAGTCGAGCACGATGGCAGCGAACGTTCCTTGTCAGAACTCATTAATGAAACTGACATCCTCATCAATGGAACTTTCCAAGAAACGGCTAACCCTCGACATTTTGTAACAGAGGAAGAAAGCTCATGCCTTAAAGCAAATACCCTAATTATCGATGTCAGTTGTGACGAGGGGATGGGATTCTTTTTTGCCAAACCAACGACATTTAAGAACCCGATGTTTAAATATAAATCCGTCGATTATTACGCCGTGGATCATACTCCCAGCTATCTATGGGAAAGTGCTTCACGTTCCATTTCGGCCGCACTTATTGTCCATTTACCCACTGTACTCGCAGGTCGTGAGAGTTGGATGAAAAATACCACTATTCAACGCGCTATCAACATTGATGGTGGCGTCATTAAGGACCCCTCTATTCTGTCCTTCCAGAATCGTTCACCTGACTATCCGCATGCTCCTATTACCCCAATAGTAAATTGCTAA